taaaatatattttctctACTTTCATTTAATATCTTTAACTATCAATCAGACTTTTTATTATGTtccctcttttgttctttccaaaCTTTTATATACCCTGTCCGCTCTCATTCACCTCTcctagtgtgtgtgtttctatcccaCTTCAgatattgtttatttttttaatatccTTGTTTCATTCAGACTATttgtttttctccccctctcgTCTCCCATTGCATTTTTTATTGCTCTATTTTTTTTTCAAGAAAAACATGATATATCAAACATTCACCCACACAAATGCAAGACCTCACCTGTTAATCTGTCTTTGGCAAAACGCCTGCTGCTCTCCATCCAAGGAAAAGTTAAATTAGATAAGTTTGCCATGTTGCCCATGCTGGGGAGGCAGGGAACGGTTGGCATCCCAGCcgagagaggtggaggaggaggaggaggaggacgcataGGTCTGTGCGCGGGCACTCGGATCACCCCGGCCCCGCTGTTCATATTAAGATTCATATTCATACTTACATTCATATTCATACACATGTTAACATTATAGGATCCCGGTAATCCGGCCATACTGCAGGCGTTATTGTAAGCATTACTGTAGCCATCGGGATGAGAGTTGTACACGTTGGTTGCAATCTGGTAATCCGATTCAGCAACTCTGTTATGGTGCATGCAACTCCCTTGGTCCGAATTATTCAGTATCTGATCAATCCCAAAGCTTATAGGTTCATGTTGTGAGTGCGTTTGCTCAATTGCAGCATGATCCATGTTTTTAGAACAATATTTTTGTTTTGCTTGTTGCAATTttccaaaaatgtttttttgttttGCAAAATGAATGAGAAAAGCAAAACTAAACACAAAGATCCACACGGCCCACGGTGAGCTGCTCTggattatttttctttcttcctcctcctgattTGGGTGgattaataaataaaataaaaaatatataataatttttttaaaaaaaaattaggagcgCATTTCCTCCCCGCCGAGTTACATCCGAGTTTCTGCAGGTAGCCTGAGCTCGTGCGCCGAAAATCCCGGGGTCCCCCTTCCTCATTGGTCGTCGCCGTTCATGATTGACAGCTCGGCTCCTTCTCCCCGCCCACCTCAGCTTTCCATTGGTCCTGGTCCCACTATGATTGACAATCCAACTACCCTATCACGCCCAGGAGCTGGGAGGGACTCTCTGCAATGATTGGTTGAATTCGGTTTCCATTGATAATTTAGGCATCTGCCCGCCCTCCCCGCCCACAATCCAGGGGCGTGAATTGTGATTGGTTAACGCGTTAATCTTTTTTTTGATTGATTGATGGGCGTCGCTCAGCACGCGCCGGGTTTGCAGCAAAACAACCAGAAAATCAATAGCAATGAAAAATAATTTGCAATAAAAATTCCAAAAAGGACAAAATGATCccaacatgttttttttaaaaaaaaatatatgaaCTTAGAGCAGTATCCCAATTGTTGTTAAAAAATTAGCAAATATAAAGAGCTGAAAAATCTATCagcaaaaattaaatttttacaaAAATTCTTCTGAATTCGTTatcaatgcaattttttttttgcttttaatatTTTCAGGTCTAATGTAACGATACCAAATTAGGTTTAAATTATTTAGTTTTCAGTCGGGCTAGGCTGCCTCGCCGCTGCAAATGCGCCAATTTGGTTGGGGCGCCTTGGCTGGGATAATTTGACATGGAATCTTAACTGTTCCGAacgcaaaaaaaaattacttgtaAAAATGCAAACGCAATTACGATAATCCCTTCTGCTTACCTCCGAGAATGCCTCCTTGGTGAGTGTTTATCTCACTCGCATTGTGTCGAGTGTTTTATTTTTGTAAGGGGGGAATATCAGAATGCGTTTCACACTTCGTTTGATTTTCTTAATCTGAAAGCATCCCCAGCAATCAGAATTTAAACGCATTACTTACGTGTCTATCTGTATATATTTCAAAAACTGGTCATTATAAAAGCATGATATGTGGACAGCATTTGCCCAATTCCTGTGTTAAATAGTTCGACGTTTAATTCGTcgagtatatatatattttaaagtatGAGATTCGAGTGTGGTAATTATAAATTATCTTTTGTTTCACTAAATCTATAATTTAATTGCCAGGAAgtttcaaaattaattttaaatcgaAACAAATACATGATACAATATATAAAACATAACATGaagaatatattatatatatgtatTATAATATATAAAATTAGATGCATAAACAATAAAATATATATTATACACAAATTATAATTATATGCTACTACTAAATTTCCGCCCGTCGTTAATTTTACTATATTGTTTATAAATTGCAGTCAGATTACAGGAACTCGGACCCGAGTTTTTCCCTGGCTTTCTGTTTACAATATTTGTCCTTACTTTTCGGATGGGGAGCGGGCTTGAGAAGAAATATATGAGACCCTATTATTCAGTCGCCTACTGATAGTCATTTAAACTCGTTTTTATTCTTGTCTCAGTTTATAAATATAAAACACTCGAACCAGACAAAGCAAATAACTATCATAAAGAACTGAGACAACGAGATGAGTGAGAAATTAAATCGAATCCGATCTAGGCCAAAATATATTCTGCCTGATAATTATCgtgaatttaatttattatagaaagtgAATTCCTTCCCCACACACTTTAACAAATTAAATTAATGATAATTATTGGTCAGAAATTCCGATGCAGAATATATTTTACATTATATATTACGTAATGTATATACAGAGTATATAATGTATATGTATAAACATCATATATATGTAACCTGGTGTATATAAATCTCTCTTGCAAGTACGTTTCCCCTTAATTCTCTTACCCTGCTTTATATATAGAGGTTTGGTCATGTTTGACCATCCGATTTCTCCAAGAGCCGGAGGTAAATTATCAAAGATTTGGAGAGCGTGGGCGCACGCAGTTAACAGCAAATTTGTCTGTATTACTGAAAATAATAATATCGCTTCTGTTTCATATAAACTGTTCCGCTTGTCTGCAATAATAAGTTAGTGGATTGCAAAGTAATTCGTTgtgtgtgaagcgctttgggacgtttttgaGAGACTTGATAATGCTCTTATATAAATGGGAGTCATTCTTCCTTCTTTCTCCAGTTCGGCAGCACTGATGTACTAACACAAATCTCACTTTTCATTACCCGTGTGTACGCGGGGGGCCTGTAGATATTAATAAAATCAGATCTATTTTACACAATGCCGTAATGTTATCATTTACTGATGCATTCATTTATGAATTAGGGCCACAGAGTCTCGCTCTCAATCACActgcctccctcctttcttcactgacacagaacgtacagcacagaaacaggccattcggcccttcagctCCATGCTggtggtttatgctccacacgagcctcctccctccctacatcatctcaccctaccagcatgtccttctatccaCTTAGGCTGCTTTCGTAGAATCATCCAgcgcagaccattcggcccatcttgtctgtgctaCTCTTTGAAAGCAATTAATcccactctttcctcataaccctgcaatttttttttcaagtatagatcttttgaaagttacgattgaatctgcttccaccaccctttcaggcagtgcattccagatcagaacaacattGACTAAACCCCAACACAACACCCTGGCTCCCCTCTCTGCTTTAAAATGTCGAACCTGTTCTCTATATAATTTTAAATTCCCGGAGTGCACTCCTGCGATAAGGGCCCCATGAGAGAAGTTTCAGGGGTGTATTTTTAAAGCAATGTTTCTTTCCCCTGGAGTCCGCTCGGACTGGCTATAACAGAAGTGAAAGCCTCTTTTATTGATATTATATCCAGGTTTAACCCGTGTTAGATAATTCACCCGTTACACAGGGGGAAAAAGAACCCGCGTTTCAATCAGTCCTAAACTGCGTGTTTGAAGGCTGCCCTTTATATCAGAAACCCGTTCAATTGACCAACCAATTCAACGAATTCCTGAAATGGGGTTATTACGCTAAAGAtcatcaaaaaaaaatacaaccaaTATTTTAATGGAAAAATTAGATATTTTAAAGATAGAGGAATGACTATAAATGATTTAGTGTTTTCTTTGAAAAGCGAACAGCTTCCGTGCTGGCTGCACAGAGCGCCGGGCGGGAGACCCGTTCAATCCCACATTAATTCCCATTTGGCCGTTCATTCTAAAATAAAAATCGTGATTTAAAATCGACTTATATTTAAATCAGACGCCCTCGATTTGCACACGGTTTTTATTTGACGAGTTCACCTCAACTGATTCCAAACAAACTGAAGTGTGAGACGATTTTTTTTTGCTGACCTTTCAATTGGACCATTTTCTGTATTACACGTTATCTACAGATTACTCAGAATAATTCCAATTTAAAGGGGCCCACAGTAACAGAgaagctttcatttattaataacactataatAAATAAAATCATAATATTCATATTACAATGATTATAAAACGAATAAAAAgcttaaatataaaataatatgATTATTATCACATTTACTTATGTTATTCGAAAAAATTATTATggcatttatttagtttcttgagATTAATATAAATACAATAATGAATTTATTATTAACTATTCCTGTCGATTCCCTACCAATTTGAGCAGGAATTCCCCCGAAACGAAATTGTAAAGCGGGCGGCTCAAATTGTTCCCGCATTCACATTTCTGTAGTTATGACAGAGACTGTAATTGTCCTAAATGTTGacattccctttttaaaatttctcAATGCTGATTTCAGTACTTTAATCCAGAGATTGAGTCGCATGCACCGTTTTATGAAGGAGCGCGTCAGACTACGGGGCCCGGTCAGTTATAACCAGAATGAACTGACCCTCGCTCGCAGCTTCAGGCACTGATTCTGAACCCCAAATATTCGATTACACGATAGTGGAGATCCCCAAACGCAGCCACTGGCGCTCTCTGTAGCTCTCTTTAACCATACacggcggggaggggggaactatttttaaaaataacttttttttgagATGAGTGAGGTAAGTACATACGAACTCCAGtgggacaaaaaaaaattgaccttGGTCACCGAAAGGCACAATACTCTGCTCCCAGTATCAGTGAAGGATGTGTACCGGACACATGAGTTTATTGGTGCAAGTGGGATGGAAGGATTCATCATTACACTATCTTAACTCATggaatatagatagatagataattagatagatagatagatagatagataattagatagatagatatatagatagatagattagatagatatatagataatTAGGTAgatagctagatagatagatagattagatagatagatagattagatagatagatagataattagatagatagatagatatattagatagatagatagatagattagatagatagattagatagatagatagattagatagatagatagaaagataaatTATACGCATAAATAAATATCGATAGATAGAAATAGACGGATATATAGATCGATGCAAATATCTAGATAGAAAGAATATAAAGATAAATATAGtagtgatagacagagagataaagaATATAAAGATAAATATAGtagtgatagacagagagataaagaATATAAAGATAAATATAGtagtgatagacagagagataaagaATATAAAGATAAATATAGtagtgatagacagagagatgcagagacagagatacagataGACCCCGAGTTGATGGAACGCCTGTTAATCACAGGACAAAGGACTAGTTTAACAAATGGGAAGGTATCTTCTCTGCTCACTGTCACCTCTCCCTCTTTGCTTTGCTggttctttctctcctctctctccacccatttcCTTTATTTTTTCAATCTTTTTTCATCCTTTCGCTCCCTGTCTCTTTACCCTGCTCTCTCATCTCCCGTTCACTCTCTTTACGGAGCCCCTTCTTTCGCGTTACGAGTCTGttatgttctttctttctattaattAGATTTGTCCtttcccatctctctatctccctcattctctcctatAAATAACCGTTTAATCAGCTGTGCGTTGGCCGCCGAAACCCAGTGCAACAGATCTTATCATTGTCCCTATATTCCAAGTCGCATCGTCTAACGCCTCTTGGCCAAGTCTCCTTCTCTTTCCGAAGTTCTGCAAATGCGGAGAAAGTACGTTTGACAGGATTATCACTCTGAACTTGTCCATGTGTCCAATCCAATTCTACCTGTTCATTAATACTGTTAAAACAGCCACGCTCCGATTGGTACAATGCCCAACTCTTAATAACGCTCTCCCCAACTTGCAAGGAAGGGCTAATTATGTCTCGCAGACACTTTACAGGCCATTAGAACACAATCCTTATTAAATTACATTTAATGCAATCTCACCGTGATAATTAAAATGCTCCCTGACAACTCCTTGCTACATGAGATATCCCCTTCAGTCGCTGATTCGATTTAAAACGCACTGCACATTAATTAGAATAAGGCGAAGATGTAATGAACACGCGAGTACATGGATCGGAAATTTTACAGGACATTAAAACCTTTCCCCATATGAGAGATTTAAAACAAATAAAGCGTGGGATGCAATAATTCCGTGGTTAGAGAGATCTCAGCTGTAGCCCAACGTTTGTCGCTCGCCGTTTGCATCCGCTGGCAATTAGTTGAAACCAAGATCACCGGCAGATCGgactggggggtgtggggggagagtgagactgaataAACACAGAGCGGCGATTAAcgggttaaaggagagagagagacagagagagattaaACTGAAAATTGAGCATTTATCGTCCAGAAAGAGAACGAAAAAGAAAAACCTATAAATTAATTATAGAACGAAAACAAGAGCTGCAACAAATTCATACAGgagatatatatatttaaaagtcGATGATTTGAAAAAATGAGAAAATAGTCAAAGGGAataaagaaatttaaaaaaataaaactgaacaTGGGCGAAAAGTGCCTTCGTTTTAAAAGTGACTCATGTATGTTATGGTATATTTTCATAGTCTATTGtattgtgagtatattatgttatGATTGTATAGTCTTATAATATTATACTAAACAGTATTTTATATTCTGATAGTATATTGCATTGATATTATAGTACATTCTTGTATTATATGATATTCTAATGTTATAATAGTTTATTATAGCATCTTAAAATTATAATAGTTTATTGTACCTTTATGGTATACTACATCTATTATATTTTGATAGTCCGTTATATTTTTGTATTAGTAAattattacattgtatatattaTAACATATAAGAATATGCTATCATATTATTTTATTCTATCATTGTTTAATTATTATTATGGTACAATGCCAGTCTGTTATACTTTGATAGTCTGTTATATTATTGTATTGTTATATTATTACACTGTATATACTATAACATATGATGAGAGTATACTATCATATTATTTTATCATTGTTTAATTATAATAGTATATTGTATCATTATGGTACAATGCCAGTCTATTATATTTTGATAGTCTATTATATGATTGTACTATTATAGTATTACATTGTATTCTGATAGCATATTGTACTATTATAATATGTTCGGCTGTTCATATAGGGAATGTCCGCAGATTTTAGTCTCTCCCTAAAGAGGCACCAACATTTCGAACTAATCTTGTCTTAAATCCCGCTTCTTTCTCGAACTGCAGCTCACTTCAAGTTTGCAAAACGGACATGAACGGTGTCTAACCGACCGCAAGGAACCCCCTCTCGGTATAGGCGCTGCCGCGGTTAAATAATACAATTTTAAAGATTGATGTTTTAAAAGTTACATTTTCAGTAGCCACTGCTCCGTTTAGGAGGACACAGCCTTGGTGAAAAAACATGCTTCGGAAATTATTTTTAATCCCCATTTTTAAAACAATCTCCTGCGGGTAATTCTCTTTATTTCAGCCTCTCCACCCAGCCTCTCCTTGAGCACCCCTAATGGCCCTGCTTTTACTAGTTCCGTACATTTTTCACTCATTGAGTAAAGAAGTTCTACCTGATACCTGTTTAAAGCTAGCTCACTAATTTTAAACTAATTTATTGTAGTCCTGCTTTCCTGTTTCATCTTGAAATTCTGAAAGGGAAAAGTAGTTATAGGTTTGTGTGGATTTgtgggtagtgggattagttttgtatTGCtcagcaaagagccggcacagtcccaatgggccaaatggtctccttttaTGACAGAAGGTAAGCTTCTAtaacattaaatatttttatttgctGTTGGGATATGAatactggcaaggcagtatttattggccatccttagttggcattaagagtcaaccatctgGTGTGGGGCCTAAGTCACATGTAGCAGGTTCTcttccttgaattccttccaacTTTCTTATGTCTGATTGTGCTCCCgcaaagcgtcttgggacgttttaccacgttaaaggcactatataactgcTAGTGAAGCAGTTGGATTTGGTGTATGGTGCTAGCCCACAGTATACCAGATTAACTGAATTCAATTTGATAAATTGTcccggtgagatttgaactcacgactttTGGGCTACTGGGCCAATACCATAGCCGTTAGTCCCTTCCCAACTTCGATGGAGGCTCTTCCTTAACTGCCTTCCCTctggaggttttcaaaattatgaaagattttgagaGGGTAAGTAGCGCAGGATTGTTTCCGCTAGTTGGCAAATCAATAACCGGGGTCACTGGTTAAGCATTATCACTAGAAAACGGAAGGGAACgaattaaaacaaatatttttgaCGCAGAACATTGTTAGAACATAGAATGTTTTACCACAAGTGGTGATGGGGGCAgagacacaccatcctgatttggacatatatcggtcgttctttcattgtcgccaggtcaaaatcctggaactcccgacctaaaagcactgtgggagcactttcaccacatgggtggtgccagaggactggagaattgcaaatgttacacccttgttcgaaaaaagggtgtaaagataaacccagtaactacagtccagtcagtttaacctcggtggtggggaaacttttggaaatgataatccgggacagaattaatagtcacttggatgaatGTGGttcgattagggaaagccagcatggatttattaaaggcaaatcatgtttaaccagcttgatgaggtaacagagagagtagatgagggcaatgcagttgatgtggtgtatatggattttcaaaaagcgtttgataaagtgccgcacggtaggcttgctattaagattgccgcccatggaataaatggggcagtagcaacacggatacagaattggctaaatgacaggaaacatagagtagtggtgagcgtttgtttttcgggctggaggcaggtgtgcagtggtgttccccaggggtcggtaataggaccactgcttttcttgatatagacaggtctagacagagtgaatagagagaaactgttcccattggcagaagggtcaagcgctagagggcataggtttaaggtgatcggcaaaagaaccaaaggtgacatgaggaaaaacttttttacacagcgagtggttatgatctggaatgcactgcccgagggggtggtggaggcagattcaatcatggccttcaaaagggagctggataagtacttaaaacaaaaaaatgtgctggGCTACGGGCATAggacagggtagtgggactagctggattgctcatgcatagagctggcacggactcattgggccgaatggcctccttcagtgctgtaaccttctacaatttcatgattctatgactgcagcggttcaagaagaaggaggcattgctggatttggttctggggaatgaggcaggccaaagGGAGCAAGTATtagtggggaacatttagggaacagcgatcatagtatcataaggtttagaatagctatggaaaaggacatggaccactctaaagtaaaaatactcaaatggaggagggccaatttcagtgggatgagaactgatctggcccgggtaaattggaatcaaagattggcaggcaaactgtaattgaacaatgggtggcctttaaggaggagatggttcaggtacagtcagagtacattcccacgaggaaaaaaggtagggcaattaaagccagagctccctggatttcaaaagagatagagagtaagatgaagcagaaaaaagtggcgtttgacagatgtcaggttgataagacaagtgaaaaccaggctgaatatagaaagtttagaggggaagtgaaaaaggaaataagaggggcaaagaaagagtatgagaatatactggcggccaacataaaaaggaatccaacatTTTTCCATAGgcgtgtaaacagtaaacgggtagtaagaggaggagtggggccgattaggaaccaaaaaggagatctactcatggaggcagagggcatggccgaggtactaaatgagtactttgcatctgtctttaccaaagaagaagatgctgccagagtctcagtaaaggtactggccataatcttccaatcatccttagatacggggatggtgccagaggactggagaattgtaaatgttacacccttgtccaaaaaagagtgtaaggataaacccagcaactacaggccagtcggtttaacctcagtggtggggaaacttttagaaatgataatctgggacataaTTAGCAGTcacctggacaagtgtggattgattagggaaagccagcacggatttgttaaaggcaaattgtgtttaactaacctgatagagatttttgatgaggtaacagagagggtcgatgagggcaatgtagttgatgtgatgtatatggacttccaaaagcatTTCCCTCATTCCGACAttaatcttctctgcttcctaattAGTAATCAATTTCTGTTCCAGTTCTGCCCTAAATTTCAGCAGCTTTTAGTTGAATTAAAAGCCCTTTATGTGACACTTTGTCAAAAACCTTCTGGAATTCCAGATAAATTATAACACAGGGAAAATCAACATCTACCTTATCTCAAGCATCCTCAAAGAATGATACTAGCTGAATTTAAGGAAATGGcaaacttgttgaataattactttgtgtcagcctTCGCGTAGAGGAAGAGAATAATATACCTGGCATTCCAgcaaaactaataatgaatctaGGAcaggaactcactaaagttaacataagAAAGAAAACagcattagaaaaaataatggtactaaagactgacaaacccccaggacctgatggtttccaccccagggttttaaaggaagtaggtgaggaaattgcgatgctttagccataatctcccAAAGCTCTtgtgattcaggaattgtccctttagaatggaaaattgcaaatgtaactccattatttaagaaagatgagagataGAAACTAGGAAATTTTAAacctattagtctaacatcttTTATGGGGAAGtttttggaatctataattaaggacaaagtgactgagcacttagagaaatttgtaaagggtaggtcatgtctaacgaacctaattgaattttttgaggaagtaactaaagtagtagacagggatgtctatggatgtagtttatgtggacttccagaaggcattc
The DNA window shown above is from Heptranchias perlo isolate sHepPer1 chromosome 1, sHepPer1.hap1, whole genome shotgun sequence and carries:
- the tlx2 gene encoding T-cell leukemia homeobox protein 2, translating into MDHAAIEQTHSQHEPISFGIDQILNNSDQGSCMHHNRVAESDYQIATNVYNSHPDGYSNAYNNACSMAGLPGSYNVNMCMNMNVSMNMNLNMNSGAGVIRVPAHRPMRPPPPPPPPLSAGMPTVPCLPSMGNMANLSNLTFPWMESSRRFAKDRLTAALSPFTAARRIGHPYQNRTPPKRKKPRTSFSRLQICELEKRFHRQKYLASAERATLAKALKMTDAQVKTWFQNRRTKWRRQTAEEREAERQQANRLMIQLQQEAFQKSLTQPIQQDPLCVHNASLYALQNLQPWADDSGKITSVTSVASVV